AGGCCCAGCAGCACCTTCAGGCTGTCGCGGTCGCCGGCGGGCATTGGGTCGAGCACTTCGTCGACATGCTCGGCGCAGCCCAGGCTCGAAAAGGCCGGGAACTCGCCGCCGGCCGGGAAGTAAGCGTCTCCCAGCTTTTCGAGGCCGCGGTATTGCCTCGGCGAGAGATGTCGCGATGTGAACTTCGGCGTGGCCATGCTTGCCATACTTCTCCGCGCGGCGCGTCAACCTTGCAGCAGTGAACAACTCGCCCGATTCGAGAGCGCCATGATCGTCAGCGAAGGGTTGATTCCCGGCGCCTGCGGAAAGACGCTCGAGTCGGCGATGACCAATCGCGGAAAGCCGTGTACGCGGAACCCCGGGTCGACGACCGACGTGCGCGGATCGGTGCCGATCGGGCAGCCGCCCATCAGGTGCAGGCCAAAGCCCTGGTCCGAACGAATCACGGCCCGGGCTCCCGCCACGTTGTGCCACTCGATGGCCTGGTCGAGTCCGCGCTTGATTCGCTGCCGGTCGAGGTCCGTGAGCGGCTTGTGCCGCACGAGGTTGCCGCGCTTGTCGAGCGTGATCTGTCCGGTCGGTTCGTCCTGCACGGCGATTTCGATGCAGGCCAGGTGCCGATACTTGCGGGCCAGCTCGTGATGGGCGCGGCCCACGCCCGGCAGCAGCATGGCCGTGGCGATCGGCGGCGCGAACACGTTTTCGAACTTGACGCCCGCACGGCGAAATCGCTCGTCGTGCGCCTGCACCGATTGCAGCGCGCCTTTGTGCGCGTCGACCGGCTCGTCGTAGACGCCGAACGTCATGTACTGCGGGTGGCAGCAGAAGGCCGTTCCCAGGGCCGGCAATCTGCGCAGCATGCCGGGCGTTCGGGCCAGGATGGCCGTATTGCCGAAGGCGCCGGCCGCCAGCACGACCTTGGCAGCGCGGACCCGCGCCGGCTGGCCGCGCTGCGTGCCCAGGACTTCGACGCCGTCGCGGTCGATGTCGAGCGATTCGGCCTCCCAATGGGTCTCGACGTGCAGTCCCGCCGCGATGGCCTGCGGAATCGCGGTGACCAGTACGCTTTGCTTGGCGTCGCGCGGGCAGCCGCCGAGACAGACGATGCAGTCGGAGCCGCGGTCGAGCGCGCAGTCGCTCTGCCCGCGACGAATCGGCTTCCAGTGCCAGCCGCCGTGATCGAACGCATCGATGAACAGCCGCGCGTTGCGATTCCAATACGCCTCGGGAATCTCGGTCGAGGCGACCTGGCCGAGCGATTTCTGGTACCAGGGGGCCATCTCATCGGCCCGCAACCAGGCCACGCCCGAGCGATCGCGCCACTGGTCGAGGGCCAGCTCGTCGAACTCGTCGAGATCGGCCTGGTTGACGACCGAGGTGCCGCCGAGGCACTTGCCGCGCAAGAAGCCGAAGCGGCCGTCGCGGCTGATCTCCA
This Pirellulales bacterium DNA region includes the following protein-coding sequences:
- a CDS encoding GMC family oxidoreductase — its product is MYDIAIIGSGVSGARMAHELTVGGAKCVMLEAGEAFDRHSFPRDELGYSTRMFWGGGLEISRDGRFGFLRGKCLGGTSVVNQADLDEFDELALDQWRDRSGVAWLRADEMAPWYQKSLGQVASTEIPEAYWNRNARLFIDAFDHGGWHWKPIRRGQSDCALDRGSDCIVCLGGCPRDAKQSVLVTAIPQAIAAGLHVETHWEAESLDIDRDGVEVLGTQRGQPARVRAAKVVLAAGAFGNTAILARTPGMLRRLPALGTAFCCHPQYMTFGVYDEPVDAHKGALQSVQAHDERFRRAGVKFENVFAPPIATAMLLPGVGRAHHELARKYRHLACIEIAVQDEPTGQITLDKRGNLVRHKPLTDLDRQRIKRGLDQAIEWHNVAGARAVIRSDQGFGLHLMGGCPIGTDPRTSVVDPGFRVHGFPRLVIADSSVFPQAPGINPSLTIMALSNRASCSLLQG